A single region of the Thermoanaerobacterium sp. PSU-2 genome encodes:
- a CDS encoding Gfo/Idh/MocA family oxidoreductase — protein sequence MPIKLGIIGYGGMGMWHHKNAPKVKGVDVVAAYDIDAYQVDVAKEAGLRGYDKLDEFLSDEEINTVLIATPNDVHKDLAVASANAGKNVIVEKPVAMSMREIDEIIEAAEKNNVVFTVHQNRRWDKDFNKVKKAIELGIIGDVYTIESRVHGAGGLIYGWRNKKECGGGMLLDWGVHLIDQILYMIPNKVVRVYAELFSVLNKDVDDYFKLLMKFENGLSAQIEVGTFCLKPLPRWFVGGDKGTLVVDDFEGHGEIVKLNKLADKFDAEIVETTAGPTRTFAPRPEEVKDHFELPVVNSEWIEFYANVRDTIEGKAELIVKPDEVKKVYSIIEAAFKSNQLGKAVEL from the coding sequence ATGCCAATTAAACTTGGAATAATAGGCTATGGTGGAATGGGAATGTGGCATCATAAAAACGCCCCAAAAGTTAAAGGTGTAGATGTAGTAGCGGCGTACGATATTGATGCATATCAAGTTGATGTAGCAAAAGAAGCTGGGCTTAGAGGATATGATAAGTTGGATGAATTTTTAAGTGATGAGGAAATAAATACCGTATTAATCGCAACTCCCAACGATGTGCATAAGGATCTTGCAGTGGCGTCAGCAAATGCTGGAAAGAATGTCATAGTTGAAAAGCCTGTTGCAATGTCGATGAGGGAAATAGATGAAATAATAGAGGCTGCAGAAAAGAATAATGTAGTGTTTACAGTACATCAAAACCGCAGATGGGATAAAGACTTTAACAAAGTGAAAAAAGCTATAGAATTAGGTATAATTGGTGATGTCTATACAATCGAAAGCAGGGTACACGGTGCAGGTGGATTGATTTACGGTTGGAGGAATAAAAAAGAGTGCGGTGGTGGTATGCTTTTAGATTGGGGCGTCCACCTTATAGACCAGATTCTATATATGATTCCAAATAAAGTAGTTAGAGTATACGCTGAACTATTTAGCGTATTAAATAAAGATGTAGATGACTATTTTAAACTGTTGATGAAATTTGAAAATGGTTTATCTGCACAGATAGAAGTTGGAACATTTTGTCTAAAGCCATTGCCAAGATGGTTTGTGGGCGGAGATAAAGGAACATTGGTAGTAGATGATTTTGAAGGACATGGTGAAATTGTCAAGCTAAATAAGCTTGCTGACAAATTTGATGCGGAAATAGTAGAGACAACAGCAGGGCCGACTCGCACATTTGCACCGAGGCCAGAAGAAGTAAAAGATCATTTTGAACTTCCAGTTGTAAACTCGGAATGGATAGAGTTTTATGCAAATGTCCGAGATACGATCGAAGGAAAAGCGGAGCTTATAGTAAAACCAGATGAAGTAAAAAAGGTTTATTCAATAATAGAAGCTGCGTTTAAATCAAACCAGCTAGGAAAAGCTGTTGAGCTATAA
- a CDS encoding LacI family DNA-binding transcriptional regulator, translated as MITIKDVAKEAGVSVATISRVLNNSPGVSDETRERVLSVIKRLNYNPNLLGRNLRRMETKMVLVLLPTISNPFYARIVKGIEDVAQKNGYGVMLCNTDSNIEREKMYLELLKNRLSDGVIFMAPEMDKDELNEIGEKYAVVQCCEYKEGANVSHVSIDNYKASYKAVKHLIGLGHKHIGLISCKNNFLSTKHREEGYKSALEDSGISFNPDYIRYGDYSFKSGFRAAQSLLNDHKEITAIFAISDIMAIGAIKSCYENGLKVPDDIGIVGFDNISFAPMYNPSLTTVSQPKYDIGCTAMELLIKQIENKGGNKENIVLEHELIIRHSTVK; from the coding sequence ATGATAACGATAAAAGATGTTGCTAAAGAAGCTGGCGTATCTGTTGCTACAATATCTCGGGTTTTGAATAACAGTCCTGGAGTCTCGGATGAGACGAGAGAAAGAGTTTTATCTGTCATAAAAAGGCTAAATTACAATCCTAATCTTTTAGGGCGCAATCTTCGCAGGATGGAGACTAAGATGGTGCTGGTGTTGCTTCCAACAATATCAAATCCATTTTACGCAAGAATAGTAAAAGGCATAGAGGATGTGGCGCAAAAGAATGGGTATGGCGTGATGCTTTGCAACACAGATTCTAACATTGAAAGAGAAAAGATGTACCTGGAGCTTTTAAAGAACAGGTTGTCTGACGGCGTGATTTTTATGGCGCCTGAGATGGATAAAGATGAGCTAAACGAGATAGGAGAAAAATATGCTGTTGTGCAGTGCTGCGAGTACAAAGAAGGCGCAAATGTTTCACACGTCTCTATAGACAACTACAAAGCATCGTACAAGGCGGTAAAGCATCTGATTGGATTAGGGCATAAGCACATAGGACTTATTAGCTGCAAAAATAATTTTTTGTCCACAAAGCACAGAGAAGAAGGATATAAAAGTGCTTTAGAAGATTCAGGAATCTCATTTAATCCGGATTACATAAGGTATGGCGATTATTCATTTAAAAGCGGCTTCAGGGCAGCACAAAGTCTCTTAAATGATCACAAAGAGATTACAGCGATATTTGCCATATCAGACATAATGGCTATTGGGGCAATTAAATCATGCTATGAAAACGGTTTGAAGGTACCTGACGACATTGGCATTGTTGGATTTGACAATATAAGTTTTGCTCCCATGTACAATCCGTCTCTTACAACGGTGTCTCAGCCAAAGTACGATATAGGTTGTACTGCGATGGAGCTACTCATAAAGCAAATAGAAAATAAAGGGGGGAATAAAGAAAACATAGTTTTAGAACATGAATTGATAATAAGGCATTCTACTGTAAAATGA
- a CDS encoding Gfo/Idh/MocA family oxidoreductase yields MGEKIRVGIIGCGGIANGKHMPSLSKLDNVEIVAFCDVKEEKALKAAKDYGVDGAKTYNDYRKLLEDKSIDVVHVCTPNKSHSDITVDALEAGKHVMCEKPMAKTANDAKRMLDAAKRTGKKLTIGYQNRFRPDSQYLHKLCQDGVLGEIYFAKAHAIRRRAVPTWGVFLNEEEQGGGPLIDIGTHALDLTLWMMNNYKPKYVVGNTYRKLAERRNAANAWGPWDPDKFTVEDSAFGFITMENGATIILESSWALNSLDVDEAKTTLCGTEGGADMKDGLRINGEMNGRLYTTKIDLSSGGVAFYEGKAEDAADLEARLWIESIINNTEPVVKPEEAYVVSQILEAIYTSSKTGKPVYFNEIG; encoded by the coding sequence ATGGGAGAGAAAATAAGAGTTGGAATAATAGGATGTGGAGGCATAGCAAATGGCAAGCACATGCCGTCCCTATCAAAGCTTGACAACGTAGAAATTGTTGCTTTTTGCGATGTAAAAGAGGAGAAGGCATTAAAGGCTGCAAAAGATTACGGCGTAGATGGAGCTAAGACATATAATGACTACAGAAAACTTTTAGAGGATAAAAGCATCGATGTAGTGCACGTGTGTACACCAAACAAATCACATTCAGATATAACAGTTGATGCATTAGAGGCTGGTAAGCACGTCATGTGCGAAAAACCTATGGCGAAGACTGCTAATGACGCTAAAAGGATGCTGGATGCTGCAAAAAGAACTGGGAAGAAGTTGACCATAGGGTATCAAAACCGCTTTAGACCGGACTCTCAGTATTTGCACAAATTGTGTCAAGATGGTGTCTTAGGCGAGATATACTTTGCAAAGGCACATGCTATAAGGCGTCGCGCTGTTCCTACATGGGGAGTATTTTTAAACGAAGAAGAGCAAGGCGGAGGGCCTCTTATAGATATTGGCACACATGCCCTTGATTTAACCCTTTGGATGATGAACAACTATAAGCCTAAATACGTTGTCGGAAATACATACCGCAAATTAGCTGAAAGAAGAAATGCAGCGAATGCTTGGGGACCATGGGATCCTGATAAATTTACGGTGGAAGATTCGGCTTTTGGCTTTATAACAATGGAAAATGGTGCAACGATCATTCTTGAATCCAGTTGGGCCTTAAATTCTCTCGATGTGGATGAAGCAAAGACCACATTGTGCGGGACAGAAGGTGGAGCAGATATGAAAGACGGGCTTAGGATCAATGGAGAGATGAATGGACGATTGTACACTACAAAAATCGATTTAAGTTCAGGTGGTGTGGCATTTTACGAAGGAAAGGCAGAAGATGCTGCTGACTTAGAGGCAAGGTTGTGGATAGAAAGTATCATCAACAATACGGAACCTGTTGTAAAGCCAGAAGAGGCATATGTAGTATCACAGATATTAGAGGCGATATATACATCTTCAAAAACTGGTAAGCCAGTATATTTTAATGAAATCGGGTGA
- a CDS encoding sugar phosphate isomerase/epimerase, which yields MHLGFLTVCLGNMPLLDKAKWASENGFKSLEIACWPQLNDRDYSSCDIDVETLTEEEAQKIKEYMRDLGLSISSLAYYDNNLHPDPEKRAFINNHTKKCIDAAAMLGTSMVGTFIGRNPEKNLKENFDEFEKIFGDIVSYAESKGVKVIIENCPMEGWQREGLPGTISFTPELWEEMFRRIPSMNFGLNLDPSHLLFQLIDYVKVVPAFKDRIFHVHAKDAEIFKDKLEWYGVFNRQFHKKGETGYWRFRMPGLGQVDWNKFIKALKDVGYDGVISVEHEDPLYEGSEEKVKEGLKLGYDHLKQFI from the coding sequence ATGCATCTTGGATTTTTAACAGTTTGTTTAGGGAATATGCCACTTTTGGATAAGGCAAAGTGGGCATCAGAGAATGGTTTTAAATCATTAGAAATCGCTTGCTGGCCACAGCTAAACGACAGAGACTATTCCAGTTGTGACATAGATGTAGAAACGTTGACAGAAGAAGAAGCTCAAAAAATAAAAGAATACATGAGGGATTTGGGCCTTTCTATATCGTCTTTGGCATACTATGACAATAATTTGCACCCTGATCCTGAAAAGAGGGCATTTATAAACAATCACACTAAAAAGTGCATTGATGCTGCAGCAATGCTGGGTACATCTATGGTTGGAACTTTTATAGGGAGAAATCCTGAGAAAAACTTAAAAGAAAACTTTGACGAATTTGAAAAAATTTTTGGCGATATAGTAAGCTATGCAGAAAGTAAAGGCGTAAAAGTAATAATTGAAAATTGCCCGATGGAAGGTTGGCAGAGAGAAGGTCTTCCCGGCACAATATCATTTACTCCTGAGCTTTGGGAAGAGATGTTTAGAAGGATACCATCTATGAATTTTGGACTTAATTTGGATCCGTCCCACCTTTTATTTCAGCTTATAGATTATGTAAAAGTTGTTCCGGCATTTAAGGACAGGATATTTCATGTTCATGCGAAAGACGCTGAAATTTTCAAGGATAAGCTTGAATGGTATGGCGTATTTAACAGGCAATTTCATAAAAAAGGCGAAACAGGCTATTGGAGATTTAGGATGCCTGGCCTTGGTCAAGTTGATTGGAACAAGTTTATAAAAGCCTTAAAAGATGTAGGATACGATGGAGTTATAAGCGTTGAACATGAAGACCCACTGTATGAAGGCAGTGAGGAGAAAGTAAAAGAAGGATTGAAGTTAGGATATGATCATTTGAAACAATTCATATAA
- a CDS encoding sugar phosphate isomerase/epimerase family protein: MKLGFVSAILADLTFEQVIDFASENGFACIEMMCWPVGKAERRYAGVTHIDVTDVNKENALYINNYAKSKGVTISALGYYPNPLDPDIEKRIFYIEHIKKLIKAANILGIDTVTTFIGRDKNKTVEENLQIFKDVWIPIVKFAEENNIKIAIENCPMLFTYDEWPGGLNLATTPSIWRRMFEIIPSENFGLNYDPSHFIWQHIDYVEPIYEFKDKIFHVHFKDIKIYKDKLDQVGIMATPLQYISPKIPGLGDVNWNKFISALTDIKYTGAACIEIEDKAFEDSFESIKKSLIISRNYIKQFII; encoded by the coding sequence GTGAAATTAGGATTTGTAAGTGCTATATTGGCAGACTTAACATTTGAGCAGGTAATTGATTTTGCATCAGAAAATGGATTTGCATGTATAGAAATGATGTGTTGGCCAGTTGGTAAAGCTGAAAGGAGATATGCTGGTGTTACTCACATAGACGTAACAGATGTGAATAAAGAAAACGCGTTATATATAAATAACTATGCAAAATCAAAAGGCGTTACAATTTCAGCTTTAGGGTACTATCCAAATCCATTAGATCCTGACATAGAGAAAAGAATATTTTATATTGAGCATATTAAAAAATTAATAAAGGCTGCTAATATCTTAGGAATAGATACTGTAACTACATTCATCGGCAGAGATAAAAACAAAACAGTTGAGGAGAATCTTCAAATATTTAAGGACGTTTGGATTCCTATAGTAAAATTTGCGGAAGAAAATAATATAAAAATAGCAATAGAGAACTGTCCAATGCTATTTACTTATGATGAATGGCCTGGTGGATTAAATCTTGCTACAACGCCGAGCATATGGAGAAGAATGTTTGAGATTATACCGAGTGAGAACTTTGGGTTAAATTATGATCCATCACACTTTATATGGCAACATATAGATTACGTAGAACCTATATATGAATTTAAAGATAAGATATTCCATGTTCATTTTAAAGATATCAAGATTTATAAGGATAAATTAGACCAAGTAGGCATAATGGCGACACCACTTCAATATATTTCACCAAAGATTCCAGGATTAGGCGATGTGAATTGGAATAAATTTATTTCAGCTTTAACTGACATAAAATATACTGGAGCAGCATGTATAGAAATAGAGGATAAAGCCTTTGAAGATTCTTTTGAATCAATTAAAAAATCTCTAATTATAAGTAGAAACTATATAAAACAGTTTATTATTTAA
- a CDS encoding helix-turn-helix domain-containing protein: MDDNVELIKNDVRLPIKIYVSKIGKIPSNIQKNIEFIFVLKGEVSIILNNECYKLIDSDVALINNGDSYEINGTNENLILFLQIDYDFFNKLSNKDSSIYLCNTCIDKHKKGKHEEYDAIRKVLAKIMYEYSKKDDNCELKIMSLLYELIYLLNRNFLITTSDGMYSSDIKNNKYSERMNKILKYIKQNYNQQISLYDVAKANYLTPEYLSKFFKKHMNLTFTKYLAEIRLGEAVKELIQTDHSVTEIAMKNGFPNLASFNKIFKEKYDTTPAHYRNEIRKKQQSIDEIDMQIPETIPVKPTEVIKHLKDYIEKEEKINAIDKAEDATINADINIDLKIDKGEQIFHTWNNMINLGYASNGLRSDFQQHLIDIQKTIKFKYARFQGIFSEEMLFDTVKNKLDFDYNFTKIDKLIDFIYDIGMRPFIEIGIKAKVLNITPEKIIYYENYTINYNYEKKEYFELLKRFIEHCIRRYGIDEVSQWYFEIWKEGEKNYVIWDGSFSKYMAFFKTCYNIIKQLVPDAKVGGPGLNPEINLKWIPDLLKQWSEYGVHPDFFSVVLYPYQLVDEKKSDIDDSSLRLIPSTNKDFNKYYLNKVCKILKTLGSHIPEVHVTEWNSTISHRHPANDTTFKAAYIIKNIVDNLDNSDSFGYWYCSDLSGELNDSKALLYGDMGLISRDGIRKPGFFAYWMLSRLGNMLIKKGEGYIITKKSDYKYVIITYNYKHFDYFYCLNEDALISMNEYYDIFENYKELVLNINMKGVKDGRYRVKKYILNRKHGSILDEWIKMNAIYNLKNDEINYLKQICIPRLTIFYLDCKDELRINSILEPHEINLYEIEYDYES; the protein is encoded by the coding sequence ATGGATGATAATGTTGAATTAATAAAAAATGATGTTAGATTGCCGATTAAAATATATGTCAGCAAAATAGGAAAGATACCTTCTAATATTCAAAAAAATATCGAATTTATTTTTGTTCTAAAAGGGGAAGTAAGTATAATTTTAAATAATGAATGTTATAAATTAATCGATAGTGATGTTGCATTAATTAATAACGGAGATAGCTATGAAATAAATGGAACAAATGAAAACCTTATTCTATTTTTGCAAATTGATTATGACTTTTTTAATAAATTAAGTAATAAAGACTCAAGCATTTACCTGTGTAATACATGTATAGACAAACATAAAAAAGGAAAACATGAAGAATACGATGCTATAAGAAAGGTATTAGCTAAAATCATGTATGAGTATTCAAAAAAAGATGATAATTGCGAGCTAAAGATAATGTCATTGTTGTACGAACTTATTTATTTATTGAATAGAAATTTTTTAATAACTACGTCTGATGGTATGTATTCATCAGATATAAAGAATAATAAATATAGTGAGCGCATGAATAAAATTTTAAAATATATTAAACAAAACTACAATCAACAAATTTCTCTTTATGATGTGGCAAAAGCGAACTATTTGACTCCTGAATATTTATCTAAATTTTTTAAAAAACATATGAATTTGACATTTACCAAATATTTAGCTGAAATACGCTTGGGTGAAGCAGTAAAAGAATTGATTCAAACAGATCATTCTGTTACAGAAATTGCTATGAAGAATGGATTTCCTAATTTAGCATCTTTTAACAAAATTTTTAAGGAAAAATATGATACTACTCCAGCCCACTATAGAAATGAAATTAGAAAAAAACAGCAAAGTATAGATGAAATTGATATGCAAATTCCAGAAACTATACCAGTTAAGCCTACTGAAGTTATTAAGCATTTAAAGGATTATATAGAAAAAGAGGAAAAAATAAATGCTATAGACAAAGCAGAAGATGCAACAATTAATGCTGATATAAATATTGATTTAAAGATTGATAAAGGAGAACAAATTTTTCATACATGGAATAATATGATAAACTTAGGCTATGCATCAAATGGATTAAGATCTGATTTTCAGCAGCATTTAATTGATATACAAAAAACTATCAAATTTAAATATGCTAGATTTCAGGGGATTTTTAGTGAGGAAATGCTTTTTGATACAGTTAAAAATAAGTTAGACTTTGATTATAATTTTACAAAGATAGATAAATTAATTGATTTTATATATGACATTGGAATGAGACCTTTTATAGAGATAGGTATTAAGGCTAAAGTATTGAATATAACACCGGAAAAAATAATATATTATGAAAACTATACAATTAATTATAATTATGAAAAAAAAGAGTATTTCGAGTTGCTAAAAAGGTTTATTGAACATTGCATTAGAAGATATGGTATAGATGAAGTGTCACAGTGGTATTTTGAAATTTGGAAAGAAGGAGAAAAAAATTATGTCATTTGGGATGGCAGCTTCAGTAAATATATGGCCTTTTTTAAAACTTGTTATAATATTATAAAACAATTAGTTCCTGATGCAAAAGTAGGAGGACCAGGTCTTAATCCGGAGATAAATTTAAAGTGGATACCGGATCTATTGAAACAATGGAGTGAATATGGAGTTCATCCAGATTTCTTCTCCGTAGTTTTATATCCTTATCAACTAGTTGATGAGAAAAAATCCGATATAGATGATAGCTCATTAAGGCTCATACCTTCAACAAACAAAGATTTTAATAAATATTATTTGAATAAAGTATGTAAAATTTTAAAAACTTTAGGAAGTCATATTCCAGAGGTTCATGTTACAGAATGGAATTCCACGATTTCACATAGGCATCCAGCTAATGATACTACATTTAAGGCTGCATATATAATAAAAAATATTGTTGACAATTTAGATAATTCTGATAGCTTTGGATATTGGTATTGTTCAGATCTATCTGGTGAATTAAATGATTCTAAAGCATTACTTTATGGAGATATGGGACTTATAAGTAGAGATGGCATAAGGAAACCTGGATTTTTCGCTTATTGGATGTTATCGAGATTAGGAAATATGCTCATAAAAAAGGGGGAAGGTTATATTATAACAAAAAAATCAGACTATAAATATGTGATTATAACATATAACTATAAGCATTTTGACTATTTTTATTGTTTGAATGAAGATGCTTTAATAAGCATGAATGAGTATTACGATATTTTTGAAAATTACAAAGAATTAGTTTTAAACATTAATATGAAGGGTGTAAAAGATGGGCGTTATCGTGTTAAAAAATATATTCTCAACAGAAAACATGGAAGTATTTTAGACGAATGGATAAAAATGAATGCGATTTACAATCTTAAAAATGATGAAATTAATTATTTAAAACAAATTTGTATTCCCAGGCTAACAATTTTTTACTTAGATTGTAAAGATGAGCTTAGAATAAATAGTATACTTGAACCACATGAAATAAATTTATATGAAATAGAATATGATTATGAGTCTTGA
- a CDS encoding Gfo/Idh/MocA family oxidoreductase, which yields MKKLRVGIIGCGGIANQKHLPALKFNKDLCEMVAFCDIIEERAVKAAKEYGTQDAKVYVDYKELLKDDSIDVVHVLVPNVSHSPITVAAFEAGKHVLCEKPMAHNTEAAQAMMDAWKKSGKKFTIGYQNRFRPEVQALYKACQKGELGEIYFAKAHAVRRRAVPTWGVFPDKSKQGGGPLIDIGTHALDLTLWMMNNYKPVSVTGSVFQKIGTLEDGPEGNLFGPWDPKTFEVEDSAFGFIKMENGATIFLEASWALNVTDAREAATTLCGTKAGAEIKSGMGYRENELIYNRAHNGMLTEERNSAAGAVAYFSGSESEPGVIESRQWLESIINDTEPLVKPEQAFVVTKILDAIYKSAEAGKEIYF from the coding sequence ATGAAAAAATTAAGAGTAGGAATAATTGGTTGTGGAGGAATTGCAAATCAGAAACATCTTCCAGCATTAAAATTCAACAAGGATTTATGCGAAATGGTTGCTTTTTGTGACATAATAGAAGAAAGGGCAGTAAAAGCAGCAAAAGAATATGGAACACAAGATGCAAAAGTCTATGTCGATTATAAAGAATTATTAAAAGATGATTCAATAGACGTTGTGCATGTTTTGGTACCAAACGTATCACATAGTCCGATTACAGTAGCAGCATTTGAAGCAGGAAAACATGTGTTGTGCGAAAAACCTATGGCACATAATACTGAAGCGGCTCAGGCTATGATGGATGCTTGGAAAAAATCTGGAAAGAAATTCACAATTGGGTATCAAAATAGATTTCGTCCAGAAGTACAGGCTCTTTATAAAGCTTGTCAAAAAGGCGAATTAGGAGAAATTTATTTTGCTAAGGCACATGCAGTTAGAAGAAGAGCAGTTCCTACATGGGGTGTTTTCCCAGACAAATCAAAGCAAGGCGGTGGTCCATTGATAGACATTGGAACACATGCACTGGATTTAACCCTTTGGATGATGAATAATTATAAGCCGGTTTCAGTAACAGGTTCTGTATTCCAAAAAATAGGAACATTGGAAGATGGTCCAGAAGGCAATTTGTTTGGTCCATGGGATCCAAAGACTTTTGAAGTAGAAGATTCGGCGTTTGGATTTATAAAGATGGAAAATGGAGCTACAATTTTCTTAGAAGCATCATGGGCGTTAAATGTTACCGATGCTAGGGAAGCAGCAACAACGCTTTGTGGCACAAAAGCAGGAGCGGAGATAAAGTCAGGTATGGGCTATCGAGAAAATGAGTTAATCTATAATAGAGCTCATAATGGAATGTTAACTGAAGAGAGGAATTCTGCAGCCGGAGCTGTTGCATATTTTTCTGGTAGTGAATCAGAGCCGGGCGTAATTGAATCAAGACAATGGTTGGAATCTATCATAAATGATACTGAGCCTCTTGTAAAGCCAGAACAAGCATTTGTTGTAACAAAGATATTGGATGCAATTTATAAATCTGCTGAAGCAGGAAAGGAAATTTATTTTTAA
- a CDS encoding hexokinase, whose protein sequence is MKSNKEKVTIFLKKYGMHYEDINVDRSIDDFIKEMEKGLNGEEDTSLKMLCTYISLQENVPLNEPVIVIDAGGTNFRRAVVTFNGIKAIIEDFKTYDMPGTKGEITSDEFFNTIAEYIEPIIHKSSKIGFCFSYPTEILPNKDGKLIKFNKEVKVKDMIGVEIGSALLRTLKERGYENCKKAVLLNDTVATLLGGKAECPDREFDSYIGFILGTGTNTCYIEKNTNIKKVEKLSETEGDTIINIESGGYAKAPRGIIDEIFDKTTADPGNQKFEKMISGAYQGGLILEVIRKAIDEGLFSSKFKEKFKNVDNLTSKEITDFCYFPYSNDNVLANYSNTGNFNSNENDKQTLYYIIDAIIERAAKLTVINLASVILKIGKGNNPCKPVCITAEGSTFYKSKLFRNKLDYYVKQYLNDKYGLYCEFIKAENATLIGTAIAGLIN, encoded by the coding sequence ATGAAAAGTAATAAAGAGAAAGTAACAATATTTTTAAAAAAATATGGAATGCATTATGAGGATATAAATGTTGATAGAAGTATAGATGATTTTATAAAAGAGATGGAAAAAGGGCTTAATGGAGAAGAAGACACATCTTTAAAAATGCTTTGTACTTATATAAGCTTACAAGAAAATGTTCCTCTAAATGAGCCAGTAATAGTTATAGATGCTGGAGGAACAAATTTTAGAAGAGCTGTTGTGACATTTAATGGTATTAAAGCTATTATTGAAGATTTTAAAACTTATGATATGCCCGGTACAAAAGGAGAAATAACAAGCGATGAATTTTTTAATACAATAGCTGAATATATAGAACCAATAATACACAAAAGCAGTAAAATTGGTTTTTGCTTTTCGTATCCGACAGAGATACTTCCTAATAAAGATGGAAAACTTATAAAATTTAATAAAGAAGTTAAAGTGAAAGATATGATAGGAGTCGAGATAGGTTCGGCATTACTGAGGACTTTAAAAGAAAGAGGATACGAAAATTGTAAAAAAGCTGTACTCCTTAATGACACAGTAGCCACATTATTAGGAGGTAAAGCAGAGTGCCCTGACAGAGAATTTGACAGCTATATTGGTTTTATATTAGGTACTGGAACTAATACTTGCTATATTGAGAAAAATACAAATATAAAGAAAGTAGAAAAATTATCAGAAACAGAAGGTGATACAATCATTAACATTGAATCGGGTGGATATGCAAAAGCACCTAGAGGCATTATTGATGAAATTTTTGATAAAACTACAGCAGATCCTGGAAATCAAAAGTTTGAAAAAATGATATCAGGAGCTTATCAGGGCGGACTTATACTCGAAGTTATTAGAAAGGCTATTGATGAAGGATTATTTTCTTCTAAATTTAAAGAGAAGTTCAAAAACGTTGATAATCTTACTTCTAAAGAAATAACAGATTTTTGCTATTTTCCGTATTCCAACGATAATGTTTTAGCTAATTATAGCAATACCGGAAATTTTAATTCAAATGAGAATGACAAACAAACTTTATATTATATTATTGATGCTATAATTGAAAGAGCGGCAAAATTAACAGTGATAAACTTAGCTTCGGTTATTCTTAAAATAGGAAAAGGGAATAACCCATGCAAACCGGTATGCATAACGGCTGAAGGTTCAACATTTTATAAATCTAAGCTTTTTAGAAACAAATTAGATTATTATGTAAAACAATATTTGAATGACAAATATGGACTGTATTGTGAATTTATTAAAGCTGAAAATGCTACACTTATTGGGACTGCTATAGCGGGATTAATAAATTAG
- a CDS encoding sugar phosphate isomerase/epimerase produces the protein MDLPLSLQLYTVRNELKDDFVGTLEKVAEIGYKGVEFAGYGGLKANELRRHLEGLGLTPTGSHISLDVLKNNLDEEIEYNIEIGNKYIVCPWNKYEGKEDFIETAKLFNEIGEKCAEKGLIFCYHNHNHEFVEFDSKYGLDLIYENANSNFLKAEIDTYWVKYAGEDPVSYIKKYSGRVPLVHLKDMDEATKDFAEIGEGIMNIKEIVDASLEAGVDWFIVEQDACKRPPLESVKISFDNIKKM, from the coding sequence ATGGATTTGCCGTTGTCACTGCAGCTTTACACAGTGAGGAATGAATTGAAAGACGATTTTGTAGGAACTTTAGAGAAAGTGGCAGAGATAGGGTACAAAGGTGTTGAATTTGCTGGATATGGTGGTTTAAAGGCAAATGAACTAAGAAGACATTTAGAAGGGCTTGGATTGACTCCGACTGGAAGCCACATAAGTTTAGATGTGCTAAAAAACAATCTTGACGAAGAAATAGAGTACAACATTGAAATAGGAAACAAGTACATTGTATGCCCTTGGAACAAATACGAGGGGAAAGAGGATTTTATTGAAACTGCGAAACTTTTTAATGAAATTGGAGAAAAGTGTGCAGAAAAAGGATTGATTTTTTGCTATCACAATCATAATCATGAATTCGTCGAGTTTGACAGTAAATACGGATTAGATTTGATCTATGAAAATGCAAATTCAAATTTTTTGAAGGCGGAGATAGATACGTATTGGGTCAAATATGCTGGAGAAGATCCTGTAAGTTACATTAAAAAGTATAGTGGTCGTGTGCCTTTGGTACATCTAAAGGATATGGATGAGGCAACAAAGGATTTTGCTGAGATTGGCGAAGGTATTATGAATATTAAGGAGATTGTAGACGCTTCACTTGAGGCAGGTGTCGATTGGTTTATAGTTGAACAAGATGCTTGCAAAAGACCGCCCCTTGAAAGTGTCAAGATAAGCTTTGATAACATAAAGAAAATGTGA